The Gadus macrocephalus chromosome 21, ASM3116895v1 genome has a segment encoding these proteins:
- the LOC132450227 gene encoding solute carrier family 25 member 47-A-like isoform X3 encodes MALPVTTISMTSSVVFGTYRNCLQCLSQVRSGAPGGPNTKLDVFLSGMTAGVAQIFVMSPGDIVKVRLQCQTESSRGRPSMSMPKYRGPVNCLLQILREEGVLGLYRGALPLMLRDGPSYATYFLTYNTLCDWMTPVGKEGPGWSGVMLAGGLAGMAGWTLGTPMDVIKARLQMDGARETRRYRGLAHCVSETVRLEGAGVFFRSLGINCLRAFPVNMVVFVTYESLIGVLRATPTIVKAERAVFE; translated from the exons ATGGCCTTGCCCGTCACCACCATCTCGATGACGTCTTCGGTGGTGTTCGGCACATACCGGAACTGCCTACAGTGTCTGTCCCAGGTGCGATCAGGCGCCCCAGGGGGTCCCAACACCAAGCTGGATGTGTTCCTCTCTGGCATGACTGCAGGGGTGGCTCAG ATATTTGTGATGTCGCCAGGTGACATTGTTAAAGTGCGCCTGCAGTGCCAGACGGAATCCTCCAGAGGGCGCCCCAGCATGTCCATGCCAAAGTACAGAGGCCCCGTCAACTGTCTGCTGCAGATCCTCCGAGAGGAGGGGGTCCTGGGACTCTACAGAGGGGCCCTGCCGCTCATGCTGAGGGACGGGCCCTCCTACGCCACCTACTTCCTGACCTACAACACCCTCTGTGATTGGATGACCCCAGTCGGCAAGGAGGGGCCCG GCTGGAGCGGTGTGATGCTGGCCGGTGGGCTGGCGGGCATGGCCGGCTGGACCCTGGGCACTCCCATGGACGTGATCAAAGCCCGCCTGCAAATGGACGGCGCCAGGGAGACGAGACGCTACCGGGGACTCGCGCACTGCGTCTCCGAGACGGTACGGCTGGAGGGAGCGGGCGTCTTCTTCAGGAGCCTGGGCATCAACTGTCTGCGTGCGTTCCCCGTCAACATGGTGGTGTTTGTGACGTACGAGTCGCTGATTGGCGTCCTGCGAGCCACGCCCACCATTGTCAAGGCGGAGAGGGCAGTGTTTGAATAG
- the LOC132450227 gene encoding solute carrier family 25 member 47-A-like isoform X2 produces MLGACGVAVGYPFDTVKVRIQTQPQFTGLWQCATTTFYKEGLHGFFKGMALPVTTISMTSSVVFGTYRNCLQCLSQVRSGAPGGPNTKLDVFLSGMTAGVAQIFVMSPGDIVKVRLQCQTESSRGRPSMSMPKYRGPVNCLLQILREEGVLGLYRGALPLMLRDGPSYATYFLTYNTLCDWMTPVGKEGPGWSGVMLAGGLAGMAGWTLGTPMDVIKARLQMDGARETRRYRGLAHCVSETVRLEGAGVFFRSLGINCLRAFPVNMVVFVTYESLIGVLRATPTIVKAERAVFE; encoded by the exons ATGTTAG GAGCATGTGGAGTTGCGGTGGGCTACCCATTCGACACAGTAAAG GTCAGGATACAAACGCAGCCCCAGTTCACTGGACTATGGCAATGTGCTACTACGACATTTTACAAAGAAGGC TTGCATGGGTTTTTCAAAGGTATGGCCTTGCCCGTCACCACCATCTCGATGACGTCTTCGGTGGTGTTCGGCACATACCGGAACTGCCTACAGTGTCTGTCCCAGGTGCGATCAGGCGCCCCAGGGGGTCCCAACACCAAGCTGGATGTGTTCCTCTCTGGCATGACTGCAGGGGTGGCTCAG ATATTTGTGATGTCGCCAGGTGACATTGTTAAAGTGCGCCTGCAGTGCCAGACGGAATCCTCCAGAGGGCGCCCCAGCATGTCCATGCCAAAGTACAGAGGCCCCGTCAACTGTCTGCTGCAGATCCTCCGAGAGGAGGGGGTCCTGGGACTCTACAGAGGGGCCCTGCCGCTCATGCTGAGGGACGGGCCCTCCTACGCCACCTACTTCCTGACCTACAACACCCTCTGTGATTGGATGACCCCAGTCGGCAAGGAGGGGCCCG GCTGGAGCGGTGTGATGCTGGCCGGTGGGCTGGCGGGCATGGCCGGCTGGACCCTGGGCACTCCCATGGACGTGATCAAAGCCCGCCTGCAAATGGACGGCGCCAGGGAGACGAGACGCTACCGGGGACTCGCGCACTGCGTCTCCGAGACGGTACGGCTGGAGGGAGCGGGCGTCTTCTTCAGGAGCCTGGGCATCAACTGTCTGCGTGCGTTCCCCGTCAACATGGTGGTGTTTGTGACGTACGAGTCGCTGATTGGCGTCCTGCGAGCCACGCCCACCATTGTCAAGGCGGAGAGGGCAGTGTTTGAATAG
- the LOC132450227 gene encoding solute carrier family 25 member 47-A-like isoform X1, with protein sequence MHIADFVAGSIGGACGVAVGYPFDTVKVRIQTQPQFTGLWQCATTTFYKEGLHGFFKGMALPVTTISMTSSVVFGTYRNCLQCLSQVRSGAPGGPNTKLDVFLSGMTAGVAQIFVMSPGDIVKVRLQCQTESSRGRPSMSMPKYRGPVNCLLQILREEGVLGLYRGALPLMLRDGPSYATYFLTYNTLCDWMTPVGKEGPGWSGVMLAGGLAGMAGWTLGTPMDVIKARLQMDGARETRRYRGLAHCVSETVRLEGAGVFFRSLGINCLRAFPVNMVVFVTYESLIGVLRATPTIVKAERAVFE encoded by the exons ATGCATATTGCCGACTTTGTGGCTGGATCCATTGGAG GAGCATGTGGAGTTGCGGTGGGCTACCCATTCGACACAGTAAAG GTCAGGATACAAACGCAGCCCCAGTTCACTGGACTATGGCAATGTGCTACTACGACATTTTACAAAGAAGGC TTGCATGGGTTTTTCAAAGGTATGGCCTTGCCCGTCACCACCATCTCGATGACGTCTTCGGTGGTGTTCGGCACATACCGGAACTGCCTACAGTGTCTGTCCCAGGTGCGATCAGGCGCCCCAGGGGGTCCCAACACCAAGCTGGATGTGTTCCTCTCTGGCATGACTGCAGGGGTGGCTCAG ATATTTGTGATGTCGCCAGGTGACATTGTTAAAGTGCGCCTGCAGTGCCAGACGGAATCCTCCAGAGGGCGCCCCAGCATGTCCATGCCAAAGTACAGAGGCCCCGTCAACTGTCTGCTGCAGATCCTCCGAGAGGAGGGGGTCCTGGGACTCTACAGAGGGGCCCTGCCGCTCATGCTGAGGGACGGGCCCTCCTACGCCACCTACTTCCTGACCTACAACACCCTCTGTGATTGGATGACCCCAGTCGGCAAGGAGGGGCCCG GCTGGAGCGGTGTGATGCTGGCCGGTGGGCTGGCGGGCATGGCCGGCTGGACCCTGGGCACTCCCATGGACGTGATCAAAGCCCGCCTGCAAATGGACGGCGCCAGGGAGACGAGACGCTACCGGGGACTCGCGCACTGCGTCTCCGAGACGGTACGGCTGGAGGGAGCGGGCGTCTTCTTCAGGAGCCTGGGCATCAACTGTCTGCGTGCGTTCCCCGTCAACATGGTGGTGTTTGTGACGTACGAGTCGCTGATTGGCGTCCTGCGAGCCACGCCCACCATTGTCAAGGCGGAGAGGGCAGTGTTTGAATAG
- the LOC132450226 gene encoding mitochondrial basic amino acids transporter-like — MDFLAGCIGGAAGVLVGHPFDTVKVRLQIQNVDKPLYRGTFHCFQSIIRQESMLGLYKGIGSPMMGLTFINAIVFGVQGNAMRYLGRDTPMNQFLAGAAAGAIQCVICCPMELAKTRLQMQGTGERKSTRKLYKNSLDCLVRIYNREGFRGINRGMLTTLIRETPGFGVYFLTYDVLTRAIGCEPDAPFMIPKLLFAGGMSGIASWLSTYPVDVIKSRLQADGVGGVNQYASIADCVRQSVKKEGYMVFTRGLTSTLLRAFPVNATTFATVTLVLMWARDREAGLKDCEAAPPTHPAQLQAPGQDQVQVSSF; from the exons ATGGACTTCCTCGCTGGCTGCATTGGTG GTGCTGCCGGCGTCTTAGTGGGGCATCCGTTCGACACAGTGAAG GTCAGGCTGCAGATTCAGAATGTGGACAAACCTCTTTACCGCGGGACCTTTCACTGTTTCCAGTCCATCATACGGCAAGAGTCG ATGCTCGGTCTGTACAAAGGCATCGGATCCCCCATGATGGGCCTGACCTTCATCAACGCCATAGTGTTTGGCGTCCAGGGTAACGCCATGCGCTACCTGGGCCGCGACACGCCCATGAACCAGTTTCTGGCGGGTGCGGCCGCCGGCGCCATCCAGTGCGTGATCTGCTGCCCGATGGAGCTGGCCAAGACGCGGCTGCAGATGCAGGGCACCGGGGAGCGCAAGTCCACCAGGAAGCTGTACAAGAACTCCCTGGACTGCCTGGTGCGCATCTACAACCGCGAGGGCTTCCGCGGCATCAACCGCGGCATGCTGACCACCCTGATCCGCGAGACCCCCGGTTTCGGCGTGTACTTCCTCACCTACGACGTGCTGACCCGCGCCATCGGCTGCGAGCCCGATGCGCCCTTCATGATACCCAAGCTCCTGTTCGCAGGCGGCATGTCGGGCATCGCCTCCTGGCTCTCCACCTATCCCGTGGATGTGATCAAGTCCCGCCTACAGGCGGACGGCGTGGGCGGGGTCAACCAGTACGCCAGCATCGCAGACTGCGTGAGGCAGAGCGTCAAGAAGGAGGGCTACATGGTGTTCACGCGGGGCCTCACCTCCACGCTGCTCCGGGCCTTCCCCGTGAACGCCACCACCTTCGCCACGGTCACGCTCGTCCTGATGTGGGCCCGGGACAGGGAGGCAGGGCTAAAGGACTGTGAGGCGGCCCCGCCGACCCACCCTGCCCAGCTCCAGGCGCCAGGCCAGGACCAGGTGCAGGTCTCCAGCTTCTGA
- the LOC132450224 gene encoding uncharacterized protein LOC132450224 isoform X1, whose product MFGVSLCSIGLLLIALIHTAVTKDHLVMGGVGHTVILPCVSPLEGSCSDIRWVHKTKSGATRVASIPRREDANTGRFNIVSNCSLHINNITEVDVGRYRCSKDFGDSQYLSLITVSSQLRSRMFPRANITLSCNLVTFEGSGWCYSPLYQGMSLKWQDDNRPDYILAEQRISRCAVRLNVILQRGSRFSCLALVNRQVQNRVEFPVRIRVEGRGLPMPNSENDDQGHDGGSNVADGDGGNKEVIISVAVVGCAMTLVLALILMKKKKKRKPNDQLVARTETPLNDNTVINTDVAATAEDVTYADVTFTGMADRKWETESEDTVYAGIQPIGRE is encoded by the exons ATGTTTGGTGTTTCTCTTTGTTCCATCGGGCTGCTACTTATTGCCCTCATTCACACCG CTGTAACCAAAGACCACCTCGTAATGGGGGGAGTGGGTCACACAGTTATCCTGCCCTGCGTCTCTCCTTTGGAGGGATCCTGCTCAGACATACGATGGGTTCATAAAACGAAAAGTGGTGCAACCCGTGTCGCTAGTATCCCCAGAAGAGAAGACGCAAACACTGGTAGATTTAACATTGTGTCTAATTGTTCCTTACACATCAACAACATCACCGAAGTGGATGTCGGAAGATATCGGTGCAGTAAAGATTTTGGTGACTCGCAATATCTGTCTCTTATCACTG TTTCCTCCCAGCTGAGGTCTCGAATGTTCCCCAGAGCCAACATTACCTTGAGCTGTAATCTGGTCACGTTCGAGGGGTCTGGTTGGTGTTACAGCCCTCTGTATCAAGGTATGTCTCTCAAGTGGCAGGATGATAACCGACCGGACTACATCCTCGCCGAACAGAGGATCAGCAGATGTGCTGTCCGGCTGAATGTCATCCTTCAGCGTGGCAGCCGCTTCAGCTGCCTGGCTTTGGTCAACCGCCAGGTCCAGAACAGGGTGGAGTTCCCCGTCCGTATCAGAG TTGAGGGAAGAGGCCTTCCCATGCCTAACTCAGAAAATGACGATCAAGGTCATGATGGGGGATCCAATGTAGCTG ACGGGGACGGTGGCAACAAAGAGGTGATCATCTCTGTGGCAGTAGTGGGCTGTGCCATGACATTGGTGCTGGCTCTGATCCTaatgaagaaaaagaagaagagaaaaccAA ATGACCAGCTTGTTGCCCGTACAGAGACTCCCCTGAATGATAATACTGTAATAAATACT GATGTGGCTGCCACTGCAGAGGATGTCACCTACGCTGACGTAACGTTTACCGGCATGGCGGACAGgaagtgggagacagagagtgaagacACCGTTTATGCTGGCATACAACCCATCGGTCGCGAATAA
- the LOC132450224 gene encoding uncharacterized protein LOC132450224 isoform X3: MFGVSLCSIGLLLIALIHTAVTKDHLVMGGVGHTVILPCVSPLEGSCSDIRWVHKTKSGATRVASIPRREDANTGRFNIVSNCSLHINNITEVDVGRYRCSKDFGDSQYLSLITVSSQLRSRMFPRANITLSCNLVTFEGSGWCYSPLYQGMSLKWQDDNRPDYILAEQRISRCAVRLNVILQRGSRFSCLALVNRQVQNRVEFPVRIRDGDGGNKEVIISVAVVGCAMTLVLALILMKKKKKRKPNDQLVARTETPLNDNTVINTDVAATAEDVTYADVTFTGMADRKWETESEDTVYAGIQPIGRE, encoded by the exons ATGTTTGGTGTTTCTCTTTGTTCCATCGGGCTGCTACTTATTGCCCTCATTCACACCG CTGTAACCAAAGACCACCTCGTAATGGGGGGAGTGGGTCACACAGTTATCCTGCCCTGCGTCTCTCCTTTGGAGGGATCCTGCTCAGACATACGATGGGTTCATAAAACGAAAAGTGGTGCAACCCGTGTCGCTAGTATCCCCAGAAGAGAAGACGCAAACACTGGTAGATTTAACATTGTGTCTAATTGTTCCTTACACATCAACAACATCACCGAAGTGGATGTCGGAAGATATCGGTGCAGTAAAGATTTTGGTGACTCGCAATATCTGTCTCTTATCACTG TTTCCTCCCAGCTGAGGTCTCGAATGTTCCCCAGAGCCAACATTACCTTGAGCTGTAATCTGGTCACGTTCGAGGGGTCTGGTTGGTGTTACAGCCCTCTGTATCAAGGTATGTCTCTCAAGTGGCAGGATGATAACCGACCGGACTACATCCTCGCCGAACAGAGGATCAGCAGATGTGCTGTCCGGCTGAATGTCATCCTTCAGCGTGGCAGCCGCTTCAGCTGCCTGGCTTTGGTCAACCGCCAGGTCCAGAACAGGGTGGAGTTCCCCGTCCGTATCAGAG ACGGGGACGGTGGCAACAAAGAGGTGATCATCTCTGTGGCAGTAGTGGGCTGTGCCATGACATTGGTGCTGGCTCTGATCCTaatgaagaaaaagaagaagagaaaaccAA ATGACCAGCTTGTTGCCCGTACAGAGACTCCCCTGAATGATAATACTGTAATAAATACT GATGTGGCTGCCACTGCAGAGGATGTCACCTACGCTGACGTAACGTTTACCGGCATGGCGGACAGgaagtgggagacagagagtgaagacACCGTTTATGCTGGCATACAACCCATCGGTCGCGAATAA
- the LOC132450224 gene encoding uncharacterized protein LOC132450224 isoform X4: MGGVGHTVILPCVSPLEGSCSDIRWVHKTKSGATRVASIPRREDANTGRFNIVSNCSLHINNITEVDVGRYRCSKDFGDSQYLSLITVSSQLRSRMFPRANITLSCNLVTFEGSGWCYSPLYQGMSLKWQDDNRPDYILAEQRISRCAVRLNVILQRGSRFSCLALVNRQVQNRVEFPVRIRVEGRGLPMPNSENDDQGHDGGSNVADGDGGNKEVIISVAVVGCAMTLVLALILMKKKKKRKPNDQLVARTETPLNDNTVINTDVAATAEDVTYADVTFTGMADRKWETESEDTVYAGIQPIGRE, from the exons ATGGGGGGAGTGGGTCACACAGTTATCCTGCCCTGCGTCTCTCCTTTGGAGGGATCCTGCTCAGACATACGATGGGTTCATAAAACGAAAAGTGGTGCAACCCGTGTCGCTAGTATCCCCAGAAGAGAAGACGCAAACACTGGTAGATTTAACATTGTGTCTAATTGTTCCTTACACATCAACAACATCACCGAAGTGGATGTCGGAAGATATCGGTGCAGTAAAGATTTTGGTGACTCGCAATATCTGTCTCTTATCACTG TTTCCTCCCAGCTGAGGTCTCGAATGTTCCCCAGAGCCAACATTACCTTGAGCTGTAATCTGGTCACGTTCGAGGGGTCTGGTTGGTGTTACAGCCCTCTGTATCAAGGTATGTCTCTCAAGTGGCAGGATGATAACCGACCGGACTACATCCTCGCCGAACAGAGGATCAGCAGATGTGCTGTCCGGCTGAATGTCATCCTTCAGCGTGGCAGCCGCTTCAGCTGCCTGGCTTTGGTCAACCGCCAGGTCCAGAACAGGGTGGAGTTCCCCGTCCGTATCAGAG TTGAGGGAAGAGGCCTTCCCATGCCTAACTCAGAAAATGACGATCAAGGTCATGATGGGGGATCCAATGTAGCTG ACGGGGACGGTGGCAACAAAGAGGTGATCATCTCTGTGGCAGTAGTGGGCTGTGCCATGACATTGGTGCTGGCTCTGATCCTaatgaagaaaaagaagaagagaaaaccAA ATGACCAGCTTGTTGCCCGTACAGAGACTCCCCTGAATGATAATACTGTAATAAATACT GATGTGGCTGCCACTGCAGAGGATGTCACCTACGCTGACGTAACGTTTACCGGCATGGCGGACAGgaagtgggagacagagagtgaagacACCGTTTATGCTGGCATACAACCCATCGGTCGCGAATAA